A portion of the uncultured Draconibacterium sp. genome contains these proteins:
- a CDS encoding FecR domain-containing protein — protein MLEENIHNLIIRLFSGEATTKEKASVHHWINESDENREMYADLQEIWLATGDQNEYNTEKAILKFKNEIHQEQKKSFRIGEVLKYAAIAILLISLPFIYFLGKQQNVSEPTFTTITCALGDKSTVTLPDGSLVYLNSGSELRFNNNFQQDYREVEIEGEAYFKVEKNKEIPFRVEAGEITVQVLGTEFNLKAYPEENTISTTLVEGSVQINSTSQQAIMKPNQKIVFDKESSKMTLQNLKDVDPETEWKEGRLVFRNESLGDLELKLERWFDVDIEFSDNEVKARRFTGILERESILEALAYFSISERVGYNINNNEITFYTKN, from the coding sequence ATGTTGGAAGAAAACATACATAATCTGATTATTCGTCTGTTTAGTGGAGAGGCAACTACTAAAGAAAAAGCATCGGTGCATCATTGGATCAACGAATCTGATGAAAATCGGGAAATGTATGCTGATTTGCAGGAAATCTGGTTAGCAACCGGAGACCAAAACGAGTACAACACCGAAAAAGCCATCCTTAAATTCAAGAATGAAATCCATCAAGAACAGAAAAAAAGCTTTAGGATTGGTGAAGTTTTAAAATACGCTGCCATTGCGATACTGCTTATTTCTCTGCCATTTATTTATTTCCTCGGTAAACAACAAAACGTTAGCGAACCAACATTCACAACCATAACTTGTGCATTGGGTGACAAGTCAACTGTGACACTGCCCGATGGCTCGTTGGTTTATCTGAATTCAGGAAGCGAATTGCGTTTCAACAATAACTTTCAGCAGGATTATCGCGAAGTGGAAATTGAAGGTGAAGCCTATTTTAAAGTGGAAAAGAATAAGGAGATTCCATTTCGGGTTGAAGCCGGCGAAATTACTGTGCAGGTGTTGGGCACCGAATTCAATTTAAAAGCATATCCCGAAGAAAATACCATATCAACCACTTTAGTTGAAGGAAGTGTGCAGATTAACAGCACTTCTCAGCAAGCGATAATGAAGCCAAATCAGAAAATTGTTTTCGATAAGGAAAGCAGTAAAATGACACTTCAAAATTTGAAAGATGTTGATCCTGAAACCGAATGGAAAGAAGGAAGATTGGTGTTCAGAAATGAATCGCTGGGCGATTTGGAACTAAAGCTGGAACGTTGGTTTGATGTTGATATCGAATTTAGCGACAATGAAGTAAAGGCCAGGAGATTTACAGGAATTTTGGAAAGAGAAAGTATTCTGGAAGCTTTGGCATATTTCAGTATTTCGGAAAGGGTTGGATATAATATAAACAATAATGAAATAACTTTTTACACTAAGAACTAA
- a CDS encoding TonB-dependent receptor produces the protein MNLKRILWPCYGHKVKKYVRIMKLTWFLVLVLTLQTNASLWSQTTKMDVNVQNTTLLELFTHIEKNSEYRFFYSNDEVDINQRVTLHAEDEVIGDILKSVFAELPYSFKELQSNMILVELKEESVKPDAQQNGVRGSVKDEAGLPLPGVTVIVKGTTNGTVTDIDGNFSLSGVDQGTVLQISFVGMRTVELEVGDKTVFDVTMTEENIGIDEVIAIGYGSQSKRNITGAVQNLSTDEIADIPTAQLSQKLQGKLAGVQINQTSGIPGQGMSIRIRGQASISAGSDPLYVVDGFPITGDISNINPDEIESISVLKDASSTALYGSRAANGVVMITTKQAKFGESKVDVNVYQGLQQIPEYLLPDMMDARQFAQFKKEIHEENGWGVPEMFQNPEQYGKGTDWLDAITRTALIQNYSVQYSASKDKFKSSVVGGFFSQEGVLLNSKFNRFSLRANSEYQFNDRIKVGVNLSNTVTHNKTPSSDGVWYETGGILQGALLTSPLAPYINEDGSIPINSGEWGNDYGSQPGPNWYNQVQVVKNTAKNIGVLANAFVEIDLLKGLKYKSSVGVDLGSNVADSFRPSTAGGIFDPGSATDFSRTSGSHSNSFGYSWLWENILTYKKSIDDHNFDVLAGYSSQSAHGESGVMYGSSYPDNNIQTLNVATTITGSTDIQDWSLVSLISRVNYNYKQRYLISLAYRRDGSSKFGSDNRWGDFPSASLGWVASEEEFMSVVPKMSFLKLRASYGVTGNNNIGNYTQYASMVATNSPMNSVLQSGKSLNGLNNNELGWENTSEFDVGFDIGFFNNRIYLIYDYFHRNTDNLLYTVDIPVSSGFNSFTTNIGELEFWGHEFTLNTKNLTGDFKWSTDFNISFNRNKALKLGTSNAAIYGENTITEVGQPIGQLYALKWEGLYYTQEEIDEVGRDGAQVGTVKFADKDGDGWVNNDDRDKFVLGSSAPKATYGITNTFSYKNFDLSIVGQGAFGHKIFNHIERFTTNLDGAFNVLEAVDRRWRSPEDPGDGIYGKVISGTTGYERDWMSSKFLYDASYFAIKNITLGYQVPFKNSGIVKGLRVYGSIQQAYVFTKYPGNNPEVSAAGGLYAGNDKTAYPVPRTFTLGLNLNL, from the coding sequence ATGAATTTAAAACGAATTCTTTGGCCCTGCTATGGGCACAAAGTGAAAAAGTATGTACGAATTATGAAATTAACATGGTTTCTTGTTCTGGTCTTGACCTTACAAACCAATGCCAGCTTGTGGTCTCAAACCACCAAAATGGATGTTAATGTACAAAACACGACTCTTCTTGAGCTTTTTACACACATCGAAAAGAACAGCGAATACCGTTTTTTCTATAGCAACGACGAAGTTGATATAAATCAGCGGGTTACCTTGCATGCTGAGGACGAAGTTATTGGTGATATTCTTAAATCAGTTTTCGCCGAGTTGCCATATTCTTTTAAAGAGCTGCAAAGCAATATGATATTGGTTGAGCTAAAAGAAGAGTCGGTAAAACCGGATGCGCAGCAAAATGGTGTGCGCGGATCGGTGAAAGATGAAGCCGGGCTGCCACTTCCGGGTGTAACGGTAATTGTAAAAGGAACTACAAACGGAACCGTGACAGACATCGACGGAAACTTCTCACTTTCGGGTGTTGATCAGGGAACAGTTCTCCAGATTTCGTTTGTGGGAATGCGCACCGTTGAACTTGAAGTAGGCGATAAAACGGTTTTCGATGTTACTATGACAGAAGAAAACATTGGTATCGACGAAGTTATTGCCATTGGTTACGGATCACAATCAAAAAGAAATATTACCGGTGCTGTTCAGAATTTAAGTACTGACGAAATTGCGGATATTCCAACAGCGCAACTTTCTCAAAAACTGCAAGGTAAACTGGCAGGTGTTCAAATCAATCAAACATCAGGTATACCAGGACAAGGAATGTCGATCCGTATTCGTGGTCAGGCTTCTATTTCTGCAGGTAGCGATCCGCTTTACGTAGTTGATGGTTTCCCTATTACAGGCGACATCTCGAATATTAACCCGGATGAAATTGAAAGTATTTCAGTTTTGAAAGATGCATCTTCAACTGCACTTTACGGATCGAGAGCTGCCAATGGAGTGGTAATGATTACTACAAAACAGGCAAAATTTGGCGAGTCGAAAGTAGACGTAAATGTGTACCAGGGACTTCAGCAAATTCCGGAATACCTGTTACCAGATATGATGGACGCCAGACAATTTGCCCAGTTTAAGAAAGAAATTCACGAAGAAAACGGTTGGGGAGTTCCTGAAATGTTCCAGAATCCGGAACAATATGGAAAAGGAACAGATTGGCTGGATGCCATTACCCGCACTGCTTTAATTCAGAACTACTCGGTACAATACAGTGCCAGCAAAGATAAATTTAAATCATCGGTTGTTGGTGGATTTTTCAGCCAGGAAGGTGTTTTGTTAAACTCAAAATTCAATCGTTTTTCACTGCGTGCCAACTCTGAATACCAGTTTAATGATCGTATTAAAGTGGGTGTAAACCTGTCGAATACTGTAACGCACAATAAAACTCCTTCGAGCGACGGTGTTTGGTACGAAACAGGTGGTATTTTGCAGGGTGCACTTTTAACTTCGCCATTGGCTCCTTATATTAACGAAGACGGATCAATTCCGATCAATTCCGGAGAATGGGGAAATGATTACGGTTCGCAACCAGGTCCAAACTGGTACAACCAGGTGCAGGTAGTAAAAAATACAGCTAAAAATATTGGTGTTTTGGCTAACGCTTTTGTTGAGATCGACTTGTTGAAAGGTTTAAAATACAAATCTTCAGTAGGTGTTGATTTGGGAAGTAATGTTGCCGATTCATTCCGTCCTTCAACTGCAGGAGGAATTTTTGATCCTGGTAGTGCGACTGATTTCTCGCGTACTTCAGGTTCTCATTCCAATTCTTTCGGTTACTCGTGGTTGTGGGAAAATATCCTGACTTACAAAAAGAGTATCGACGATCATAACTTCGATGTTTTGGCCGGTTACTCATCGCAAAGTGCACACGGCGAAAGTGGAGTTATGTACGGATCAAGCTATCCCGACAATAACATTCAAACTTTAAATGTTGCAACAACTATTACCGGATCAACCGATATTCAGGACTGGTCGCTGGTTTCGCTGATCAGCCGTGTAAACTACAATTACAAACAACGTTACCTGATTTCGTTGGCTTATCGTCGCGATGGTTCTTCAAAATTCGGTTCGGATAATCGTTGGGGAGATTTCCCTTCGGCATCGTTGGGTTGGGTTGCTTCTGAGGAAGAATTTATGTCTGTGGTTCCAAAAATGTCATTCCTGAAGTTACGCGCAAGTTATGGTGTAACCGGTAATAATAACATTGGTAACTACACACAATATGCAAGTATGGTAGCTACCAATTCGCCTATGAACAGCGTGCTTCAGAGCGGTAAAAGCTTAAATGGACTAAACAACAACGAACTGGGCTGGGAGAATACATCTGAGTTCGACGTTGGTTTCGATATCGGTTTCTTCAATAACCGCATTTACCTGATTTACGATTATTTCCACAGAAATACCGACAACCTGTTATATACGGTTGATATTCCTGTTTCTTCAGGTTTTAACAGCTTTACTACCAACATTGGCGAACTGGAATTTTGGGGACATGAATTTACTTTGAACACTAAAAACTTAACCGGCGACTTTAAATGGAGTACCGATTTTAACATCTCTTTCAACCGTAATAAAGCGCTAAAATTAGGAACATCGAATGCTGCAATTTATGGCGAAAATACAATTACCGAAGTAGGTCAGCCAATTGGTCAACTTTACGCATTAAAGTGGGAAGGATTGTATTATACTCAGGAAGAAATTGATGAAGTTGGCAGAGATGGCGCCCAGGTAGGAACTGTAAAATTTGCCGATAAAGATGGCGACGGTTGGGTGAATAACGACGACCGCGATAAATTTGTACTCGGAAGTTCTGCTCCTAAAGCAACTTACGGTATTACAAACACTTTTAGCTATAAAAATTTCGATCTTTCAATTGTTGGTCAGGGAGCTTTCGGCCACAAAATCTTCAACCATATCGAGCGATTTACAACTAACCTGGACGGTGCATTTAATGTGCTTGAAGCAGTAGATCGCAGATGGCGTTCGCCGGAAGATCCGGGTGATGGAATTTACGGTAAAGTAATCTCGGGAACAACAGGTTACGAGCGCGACTGGATGAGCTCGAAATTCTTATACGATGCCAGCTATTTTGCTATTAAGAACATCACTTTAGGGTATCAGGTACCTTTTAAAAATTCAGGAATTGTTAAGGGCTTACGCGTTTACGGAAGTATTCAACAGGCTTATGTTTTCACAAAGTATCCGGGTAATAACCCCGAGGTATCAGCAGCCGGTGGTTTGTATGCCGGAAACGATAAAACTGCTTACCCGGTGCCAAGAACATTTACTTTGGGTCTTAACTTGAACTTATAA
- a CDS encoding RagB/SusD family nutrient uptake outer membrane protein, whose translation MKKYNLIYLIIAALLGATSCSDDFLTNLPETVVSAEDFYKTESDYAQAIIGVYQPVRSLYNTGLAGYGAWAMGEMRSDNTTFSYNISNRGYADREYVDLFIDDSNGGSTSNKYNNNYYIIGRANQILSQIDDADISEASKNNYKGQALFLRAFAHFDLVQYFGDVPLMTEPATSYEETLKNRTPKEEVLEQIIADASEAAGLLPGPDAQAAGYVANGAAYTLLGNAYLVMEDWANAEAALRNVTGYSLLSDYAAIFDPGNKNNAEMIFEVQFTDDPTAGAASNWAYNFLPILTNPGVIPGFPSGSTNNYAGWNTPTPDLIAEYEEGDLRLDASIGFYTGEGYVDRPYVKKYVHGAQIAPNTNNDWPVYRYSEVLLMLAEALNEQGETSDALTYLNMVHAHPRTGLSELSISSQSELREAIQRERQIELAFENKRWTDLVRWGIAVEVMNAQGAKIKANPQAYYYPEGVSPINEAYNVTSDRLLFPIPERELRLNPDMEQNPGY comes from the coding sequence ATGAAAAAATATAATTTAATATACTTGATAATTGCTGCCTTGCTTGGAGCAACTTCATGCAGCGACGACTTTTTAACGAACCTGCCGGAAACAGTTGTTTCGGCTGAGGATTTTTACAAAACCGAATCAGATTACGCACAGGCCATTATTGGCGTTTATCAGCCGGTGCGCTCGCTTTATAACACAGGATTGGCCGGTTACGGCGCCTGGGCAATGGGCGAAATGCGATCAGATAATACCACATTTAGTTACAATATATCGAACCGTGGTTATGCCGACAGAGAATATGTTGATTTGTTTATTGATGATTCAAACGGCGGATCAACATCGAACAAATACAATAACAACTACTATATTATTGGAAGGGCTAACCAGATTTTAAGCCAGATTGATGACGCTGATATCAGTGAAGCTTCGAAAAATAATTATAAAGGGCAGGCTTTGTTTTTAAGAGCTTTTGCACATTTCGATTTGGTTCAGTATTTCGGCGATGTGCCGTTAATGACAGAGCCTGCAACAAGCTACGAGGAAACATTGAAAAACAGAACTCCTAAAGAGGAGGTGCTGGAGCAGATCATTGCTGATGCATCAGAGGCAGCCGGGTTATTGCCTGGTCCCGATGCACAAGCCGCTGGATATGTGGCAAATGGTGCAGCTTATACTTTGTTGGGTAATGCTTACCTGGTTATGGAAGATTGGGCAAATGCCGAAGCGGCTTTACGTAATGTTACCGGTTATTCATTGTTGTCGGATTATGCGGCAATTTTCGATCCAGGCAATAAAAACAATGCCGAGATGATTTTTGAAGTGCAGTTTACCGATGATCCAACAGCCGGAGCAGCAAGTAACTGGGCATACAATTTCTTGCCGATTTTAACCAATCCGGGTGTTATTCCCGGATTCCCAAGCGGAAGTACAAATAACTATGCGGGTTGGAACACGCCAACACCCGACCTGATTGCAGAATACGAAGAAGGTGATTTACGTTTGGATGCTTCAATCGGTTTCTACACCGGCGAAGGTTATGTTGATCGTCCTTACGTAAAGAAATATGTACATGGTGCTCAAATTGCACCAAATACAAATAACGACTGGCCGGTTTATCGTTACTCTGAGGTGCTGCTAATGTTGGCAGAGGCATTAAACGAACAAGGCGAAACCAGTGATGCGTTGACTTATCTGAATATGGTTCATGCACACCCTAGAACAGGATTGAGTGAGTTGTCAATAAGCAGCCAGTCGGAATTGAGAGAAGCGATTCAAAGGGAGCGTCAAATTGAGCTCGCTTTTGAGAACAAACGCTGGACTGATTTGGTACGTTGGGGAATTGCCGTTGAGGTTATGAATGCTCAGGGAGCAAAAATCAAAGCAAATCCACAGGCGTATTATTATCCTGAAGGTGTTTCACCGATCAACGAAGCTTACAACGTAACAAGCGATCGTTTGCTCTTCCCAATTCCTGAAAGAGAATTACGTTTGAATCCGGATATGGAGCAAAATCCGGGATATTAA
- a CDS encoding cellulase family glycosylhydrolase translates to MKKLIAGIIVILVGQLLLFNQSCFAQFTSSDFLKAAGPVIRNQSGEGDVVALRGTNFGSWLSMEHWIGPLGYGLIDRSEWTVSASANVSSDNLDYIIDGDESTRWNSSTNQTSLVEQSLTFDLKEKVVFDKISLVGGDNANESPNQYRIEISTNGTSWTEITSGSGSSSTVVDIEIGAVEAQYMKITITGTSLNTWTISELYLLMNDDYSVRNAMYDRFGVAKTDSIWDYYQDLWITTADLDSIKAMGMNMVRVPFYWMEVMNNDGTIKENAFTQMDWIVQQCSEREIYVMLDLHGAPGGLDGYITSGQAVTNDLWSNQTYQQMTVDLWKAVAEHFKGEPAVCAYDLMNEPVSNNTSFSTSAMYDKIYQAVREIDPDHIISVQAFYNFDMISPPNLRGWENMLYQAHYYNTDFYNWDSQNGFIQYALADLSWHQMHWNVPVLAGEYNFWHHLDLWSKWMNGINSFSGSWSNWCYKNNTNERNWGLYLGNFNPQPDVNFDTEEEIKAKWDKFTTPNFQRNDVLIDTIVNFTTTDSYIGIGDNVWFEAYNGSYISSENGTSPMTCNTFTVRETEIFTVVDAGDGKIALLGNNGKYVSSNNGTTSMTCTKDEIGETEKFYWINLSNGQMALLGQGGFVSMEGGSNPINANRNVIDGWEIYSWGKQDVQTSVIEYNQSIDIYPNPLGDDRLLNYNLQNFNNVPIHIYNAEGQIMYTENLSGHGVVDLSFLSSGLYIIDLGSKREKLIVR, encoded by the coding sequence ATGAAAAAGTTAATAGCAGGAATTATTGTCATCTTAGTCGGGCAATTATTGCTTTTCAATCAGTCTTGTTTTGCTCAGTTCACTTCCTCCGATTTTCTTAAAGCTGCTGGTCCGGTTATCCGTAACCAATCGGGTGAAGGTGATGTTGTTGCTTTGCGCGGAACAAATTTTGGTTCGTGGCTAAGTATGGAACACTGGATCGGGCCATTGGGATATGGTTTAATCGATCGCTCGGAGTGGACAGTTTCAGCTTCTGCCAACGTTTCAAGCGATAATCTGGATTATATTATCGACGGAGATGAATCAACGCGATGGAATTCATCAACCAACCAAACCTCGTTAGTTGAACAGTCGCTGACCTTCGATCTTAAAGAGAAAGTTGTTTTCGATAAAATTAGCCTGGTGGGTGGCGACAATGCAAATGAATCGCCAAATCAATACCGGATAGAAATCTCAACAAATGGTACGAGCTGGACTGAAATTACCTCGGGGAGTGGTTCTTCTTCAACTGTTGTCGATATTGAAATTGGCGCCGTTGAAGCTCAGTACATGAAAATAACAATAACAGGAACTTCGCTTAACACCTGGACGATTTCGGAATTGTACCTGTTGATGAACGATGATTATTCGGTTCGGAACGCGATGTACGACCGTTTTGGTGTGGCAAAAACCGATTCGATTTGGGATTACTACCAGGATCTGTGGATCACCACCGCTGATCTCGACAGTATAAAAGCAATGGGAATGAACATGGTTCGTGTTCCGTTTTACTGGATGGAAGTAATGAACAACGACGGTACGATAAAAGAGAACGCTTTTACACAGATGGACTGGATTGTTCAACAATGTTCTGAACGTGAGATTTATGTGATGCTCGATTTACATGGTGCGCCCGGTGGATTGGACGGTTACATTACAAGCGGACAGGCGGTAACTAACGATTTGTGGAGTAATCAAACTTACCAGCAAATGACCGTTGATTTATGGAAAGCCGTAGCTGAACATTTTAAAGGCGAACCGGCGGTTTGTGCCTACGATTTGATGAATGAACCGGTTAGTAATAATACGTCGTTCAGCACCAGCGCGATGTATGATAAAATTTATCAGGCAGTGCGCGAGATCGATCCTGACCACATTATTTCGGTTCAGGCTTTTTATAATTTCGATATGATTAGTCCGCCGAATTTAAGAGGATGGGAAAACATGCTTTACCAGGCGCATTATTATAATACCGACTTTTACAACTGGGATTCGCAAAATGGTTTTATTCAATATGCTTTGGCGGACTTGTCGTGGCATCAAATGCACTGGAATGTACCTGTGCTGGCCGGGGAATATAACTTCTGGCATCATCTTGATCTTTGGAGCAAGTGGATGAACGGAATCAATTCTTTCAGCGGATCGTGGTCGAACTGGTGTTATAAAAACAATACAAACGAACGAAATTGGGGATTGTACCTGGGTAATTTTAACCCGCAGCCCGATGTAAACTTCGATACCGAAGAGGAGATAAAAGCAAAGTGGGATAAATTTACGACACCCAATTTTCAGCGAAATGATGTATTGATAGACACTATTGTAAATTTTACAACCACCGATTCGTACATTGGAATTGGAGATAACGTGTGGTTTGAAGCCTACAATGGCAGTTACATCAGTTCTGAGAACGGAACGTCGCCAATGACCTGCAATACTTTCACGGTTAGAGAAACCGAGATTTTTACTGTTGTTGATGCCGGTGATGGCAAGATTGCATTGCTCGGTAATAATGGAAAATATGTTAGCTCGAATAACGGCACCACTTCAATGACCTGCACCAAAGATGAAATTGGCGAAACGGAAAAGTTTTACTGGATAAACCTTTCAAACGGCCAAATGGCGCTGTTGGGACAAGGTGGTTTTGTCTCGATGGAAGGCGGAAGTAATCCGATAAATGCCAATCGTAATGTCATCGACGGATGGGAAATATATTCGTGGGGGAAGCAGGATGTGCAGACATCGGTTATAGAATATAATCAGTCGATCGATATTTATCCAAATCCACTGGGTGACGATCGATTACTGAATTATAACTTACAAAACTTCAACAATGTCCCAATTCATATTTATAATGCGGAAGGGCAAATAATGTATACCGAAAATCTTTCCGGACATGGAGTTGTTGATTTATCTTTCTTATCTTCAGGTCTGTATATTATTGATCTTGGTTCAAAAAGGGAAAAACTAATCGTTAGATAA